In the Nitrososphaerota archaeon genome, TGCTCTCAGCAGGAACCTTATTCCTCTGAAACACACCCGACTCCCTAACCCTACCAACCACCACCTCAAGAGCACACATAGGATTACAATACGCACAGAACCGTAAAACCCTATCCTAACAACATCGACGCATCTGGCATAATCTTTTAATGCTAACAATTTTTAAGATGTGAACGGATAGGACGAAGTCAATTGAGCAGCAGAAAAAAGAAACGAGAATCACCAATGCCCGCATCAAGCGCAGGTCTACTCCGCTTCTTCGAGGATGAAACGTCAGGCGTAAAGGTTCGACCAGAAATAGTGGTTTTGCTATCTATCGCGATTGTCGTCGCATCTCTAGTGCTCCGGGTTGTTCTTCCAGTTTAGGAGCACCACCGTCAGAGATGAATTCGACAAGTAACATACACCGCCGCTATAGCCTTCTCTTCACTTTACCTTCAACACCTACGGTAATAGCACTTTTACTGATCATTTCTTCACCCTTGGTTCTCGCCGCGTCATTTCTCAGCGGCTTCCCACTTACCTCTGTACTTCTGATCTACCTGGCCTTTGAGGCAGCTCTCTTCCTATCAATCGTTCTTGAGCACGTCACGCTGAAGAGGAACCGTATCGCGAACTTTCGCCGTCTCACATTCATCTCGGTAGTTACAAGCGGTCTCTGGCTGATCATTACTCTCATAGGCACCTTAGTCTCTCCAGGCAAACTCCTCTCCTTCATAGTAGTGGGCGCATTCTTCTCAGCGATGCTTCGACTCCTAGTCTTAGGAGCAGTGTTCTTCCACAGCCCATATCAGGCTCTTCCTCTTGCAACGCTTCAACCACTGCTTCTAACAATTATTTTGACAGCCGACTACAACCTTTCCGAGTATCTTTCAGGACATCCAATGCTGCCCGCAGGCGGCGTCCTCCTCTTAGCGGCTGTCCTGCTCTTCCTCAGCCGCGTCAACCGTTCAAGCTCAGGACTTCTACCTGTGCCGACTCTCACGATATTCCAAGCCTTCCTGCAGGCGTGGTCAGTCGAGGAGGCAGCGCCTCTTGAAAGCATACTGGAGAAATCCAGCTCAAAAACCACTGTGACAACCAGCATAATCACCTTCCACAGCGACAGTGTCAAGCCGATGGTTGTCGTGCCGGAGGTTCATCCCGGCCCATTCTACCCTATTGGAAGCAGCAATCTTCCATATCAGTTGCATCACCACTTCGCGCAGCAAGGCTTCCTATCTCTCATTCTTCACGGTGTCTCAGGGCATGAGTTGAACCTAGTGTCAAAGAAAGAGGTGAACAACCTCTTATCATCCTACAAACACCTAAACAAGCTCGGTGAAGGCGCCACCTGCAGCGCCCCCATAACGGTGACTTCAAACCGAGCTGTAGTGAACGGGCTAGCGTTCGGCGACTACCCATTTCTTTTCCTAACACTCTCTCCGCACGGCATGGAGGATTTTCCTAGAGAAATCAAGAAACCACTGGAGGAAACCGCTTCCGCTAACGGCTTCAAACACCTCTTTCTGGTAGATACTCACAATTCTCAAGGCGAAGAGATTGAGCAGGAGGAGGCTGCTGAAGCGGTTGATGCGGCTGAGAAGGCGTTGAACAGTCTCAGAAAATCGGTTCAACATCCGTTCAGAACCGGTTTCGCTCACTCTTCAGAGCTGAAGGAGCCTAAGTTAGCCAGCGATATTGGGCCAGCAGGCGTCGGAGTATTAATTCTGGAAGTAGACGGAGCAAAGCACGCGCTTCTCGCCATCGACGCAAACAACGCACGCAGAGGTCTCCGTGAAGAAATCATCAGCAGACTTCAAGAATCAAGGATATCCGTCTTAGAGATCTGCACATCCGATACGCACATCAACGCTGGAAAAGTTTCGACCAGACAGGGATACATAGCGCTCGGAGACAAGACTGAAACTGAGACACTGGTTGATGTGGCTCGAAAACTATATGATCTGGCAGACGAGAGAATTTCAGCGTCTAGATTCGACATTAAGAGCGTTAACACAGACGTGAGGATAGTCGGAGGACGCCTCCTGAACGATGTCTCTCAAGCACTGGATCAGGTCACAGGAACCGCGCGTCGAGGCGGTCTTTCACTGGCAGCTCTTTCACTGCTGCTCTTTCTCTCTTCGCTGATACTCTAACTAACCGCCGTCTAGCCTATGTAAGGCATGCTAGACTGGTCGAAGTTTTTGATAATTTCAGGTGTCTTGCCGACAGCGCCTTCGCCAAGGTACTTGAGCTCGGGATAGATTTCTACGATACCTAAGCCTGCCATACGTGTAGCAACGTGGTCTCGGCCAAGGTTCTCCTCTGAAACGCGGTAGACGAGTCTTCGAACCTCTCCCTCATCCAGATAGCCGAGTGAATGCAGATACTCATGTGTCAAGATGGAGAAGATGAAGCCGTTTAGCTCCTCCTTAGATTTGCCTAGTGAGGCTACCGCGTCAAGTATCGTCCGGTTCATGACGATGAGGTTTGAACCTACTTCATGGTATGCACCTATTGCGTTCGGGAGTTCGTTTAGAACAAGCGTTAATCCTGCGCGGTGTTTTCTAAGACTCTTCTCCACCGTCTTCTTCACGAGCTCAAATATCTCGTTGAAGCTCAGGTTTTGAGATAGCTTTTCAACTAATCCGCCCATTTACTCAGCCTCACCTCTGAGGTGCCTTTGAAGCACAGGCCCTTCAAAGATATTGACATACTGAATATTATGACGAATTTGTTGTATTTAAAACTGTCAACGATATCTTAGCAGGAAGTATATATGCGGAAACTCGTAAATCGCTTCCTCGAATGTCTCTCCATACATACTAGAGATAACACTCACCGGGCTTCAAGCGACACTGTTCTTCCTTCTTTCTTTTAGCCAGACAAACTGGATTAGACGTAAATGTCCTGAACAGTTTTTCGATAGCCAGCGGCTCGTCTCTTCTTACGTTTGATTATGCTCTCAACTATGGCCTCGAATGTCTCGTCATGGAGGAACTCTAAGCGCGCCTCTAGCTCCTTGTGATTCTTCGCATCAATCGCCTTCATCAGGTCTTTTTCGAAGGTGTCATCTAGAGGCACGTTCAATCCGAGACGTTTAGCCCGTTTAATCCAGCAGACCACTTCAAACATCTAATAGCACGGTTTGTAATAAGTTCATCCGTTAACATTTCTATTAACTCAATTTGAGAGTCTGAAGAAAAATGAGGCTAAAGTCAACTTCCACAGATAATTTACGCCGCCCTCGAACTGAAGGCATCTTAAGGCGACATCGATGCTGCGACGCTGTGGATAGCGGAAACATTAGGAGAGTAATCAAGTGTTTCCATCAACAATTAATAATAGCATTATCTCAGCTAAATCAACCACCAGTCGGAAGCGTAACAAAGAATGCCTGAACTCGATAAACTGCTTGAAGAGATGTTGAGACAGAGACCCGATTTGGATGGAGAGAAGATTCTGCAGTTAATCGAGGAAAAGAAGAAGAAGGTGGGTGCCGGTTACTTGACCGACTCTGGAGCCGCTTTTCTCGTTGCATCAGATCTGAATGTTTCTTTAGAAGTGGTTTCAGCCAAAGAGTTGCACCTCAAGGATCTTTACATCGGTGCCAACGAAGTAACTGTTATTGGTCGCGTCCTTACAGTCAGTCCAGCTAAGAGTTATCAGAAGAAGGATGGGTCTGAAGGGTATTACCGACGCCTCACCGTCTACGATAAGGAGGTCTTCATCACAATCACTCTTTGGGATGACAAAACAAGCCGAGTAGAGGAGCTGAGCGTGACACCCGGAAGCATAGTTAGGATCCAGAAGGGCTACGTCAAAGCGGGGCTGGATGGTCGCCCAATTATTCACATAGGGAACCGCGGGGATCTTGAGCTAGTAGTGGATGATAAGGCTGCGGAGGCGCGCCTCCCCTCCATTGAGGATCTTACTCAGGATGTCAACGCGATTAACACGCCTGAGCCTAACCTTGTTCTCACAGGCCTCCTGAAGTCTCCGCCACGTCTCTCAAATTTCACTAGGAAGGACGGAAGCCCCGGTAAAGTCCTACAAATCTATCTGAATAGTCTAACCGGCAACAGGAATGTGCGTGTAGCCATCTGGGATAACGACTTGATCTCAGAAGCGGATACTCCTACAAACTCGGTTGTGAGGCTTGTCGGGGTTAAGAGTCGTCTCTCTCAAGACGGGTCAATCGAGATGCACGGCAACGAAGGAACCTTCCTGCAGGTAATATCGGTTCAGAAACCCTATGGGGAAACCGGGTCAGGCCGCTTCCGGGTACTGTCAATCGGGAAGCTCAAAGCAAAGGAGAGCGGAGGCTCCTCAGCCTCTTTGCTAATCATTAATGAGTCAGGCGGCTTCTACACATTGGTTCTGAAGGACGAGGCCACCGAGCTGCTCCCCAGTATTGAGAACAACGGGTTGATCGACTGTGAATTCAAGGAGATCTCTCCCACGACCCTCCTCTGCAGCGAAAGCTCATCGATCAGGTTGCTTGAGGAGGATGACGAATCCTTCCCCAACCTCGACAGCATCACCGCCAAAGTCAAGGACATCAAAGAATCGCCGTCACCGTTAATGGTGGAAGTCATTGCTCTGTCAAGAACCACGAGCCAAAACATCTTGACGAAAAGCGGTGAAAACATAACTAAGAGCGAAGCAATCGTGGGAGACGAAACGAAGGAAATCAAGGTTATCGCCTGGAGAGAGCTAGCGGATCTTCTAGAGGATATCGCTCCCGGCCAGCGGCTCAGATTAATCGGCGTAGTTCCTACACGAGGCTTCGACGGAGCCCCTGAGCTGCAGGTTAAAGCCTACTCTCAGGTTGAACGCATATCCTAGCAGCAGATCTTCTAATCGTCCCAGAATATTCGGTTGGCCACGAAGGTTTTCTCAGCCTTGTAGATGTCTTTGTAGAACTCCTCTTCGTCAGAGTATCTGCGCAGGATTCTGGCAGCTGTGTCAGCACCGATTCCGAAGCCTGAGATTGTGACGATGGCTCGGCGGCCAAAGTTCTGGATGAGAGACGAGGTTTTCCAGGCTCGGCGGAACTTCTTCTCTTCATCTTCAGTTAGCTTGCCTTTGATCTTCTTCTTTTTCACGATGCGGATCAGTTCATCGTCAGTCGGGTAGCTTTCAGCGATTAGGCGTGACCTGCATATCGGGCAGGAGATACTGTCCTCCTTGATGTCGCGGGTCTTTGTGACCGATTCCCAGCGTCCGCAGCTCATGCAGACTAGGCGATGCTTCCGGTTCTCCAGTCTCTCCTTCACCAGATCTAGGACAGTCTTCTCGATACTGATGGGGAGAGCGGCGAAGCTTGATACGTGTTGAAGGATCGGTTGAGCGAGCGGCGAGAACTTCTTCACCTCATTCTCAGCAATCTTTACTCGGCCTGTCTTCACCGATTCGATGACTGCCTTCGTTTTTTCAATATCGTACTTCTCTTGGAAAATCTCTCTGAGAACCTCTTGGTATAACGCGGTGTTCTTGTATCTGTCCTGAATCAGGCGTGAAGCACGCTTATCGTATTGAGCGTCTTTTCCGACTACACCGAACTTCTTTGCGACATACCATGTCTTCCAGTTCAACGGGTGAGTGCCGATTACCGCTACTGAGAGAATGGCTTCGATGTCGAGGTCTTGGTTGAACAGGTCAACGACATGCTGAGGTAGGAGCAGGCCTTGTGATGAGAGGAGGATTCTGTAAGGATCGGAGTTTGCCTCAACAAGATATCCTGTTTTGGATGAGATGATTGTGGATAGGAGTGTTGCAAGCGTCTGGTTTACTTTGGAGCCGAAGCAGCTGTGCACTACAATGGTTCCTGAGCCTATCTGCTTCTCAACTGTGATTGAGTTTTCATCGGGAACATATCCGAGGATCTGTTGGCTCTCCTTGATTCGCTCTCGCTGCTCCTTGCTGACCTTGGTTGATGCTGTTGTTATGCCTGCTGCGATGTTTCTCCTTATTCGACCGACCTCTTTCACCGTGTCGAAATCTACCGGTATCAGCTCGCCAACCCAGTATGGGACTGTGTTAACATCCTCGAAGAGCGGCTCAACGTTGATCTCGCTCTTCTCGTAATCTATAGAGATGATTTTCCAGGAGCTTCCCTTCAGAACAAAGGGTCTGCCCGGTTCACCGAACTCCTCGACAAACATCTGATCCAGCTTACCGACCTTCTTATTGGAGACCCTGTCGATAACTGTCAGTGACTGGATGTCAGGGATCATTGAAACGTTGTTGTAATAGTATTTGTACATCTCGGCTCCCCTCGGCCGAGCCACTTCGCCGTCGTATCGCAGGATGCCTTGGCGATCCAGCAGTTCGAAGCAGCGATTCACCTCTTCAATACCGATGTCCCTGAACGGGTAAGCCTTCTTGATGACCGCGACCGCGTCGCTGATGCGTAGCGAACGGTTCTCCATCACCATTCCCACTAAGTGGTGGGACAGCACATCGAGGGCGCCTTTGTGGATCTCGCTTTTCTCAAAGGAGCCCGCGTGAACCCGGTTGATCAAGGCTAATGCTTCAAGTTCATCGTCGATGCGGTTAGTCACAACAAGCCCAACTGCTGACTCCCCGACCTGATGCCTGCTTCTACCGATGCGCTGAACCAGCTTAACCGCTTGGCGGCTTGAACCGTACTGCACTACTAGATCGACCTTACCGATGTCTAACCCCAGCTCCAGCGACGACGTGGAGACCACGACCCCGGCCTCCCCATCTCTGAGCCGACGTTCCGTATCCTCCCTTATCTCTCGGGAAAGCGAGCCGTGGTGAACCTCAACTTGGATGTCAGGTGACTTGGCCCTCATCATAGAGCCTAGGTACTCAGCTTCATCTCGAGTGTTAGTGAACAGGATTGTGCTCTTCTCTACACCCACCTTGCCGCGAATGTATCTGAGAATGGACTCTGCAAGATCGGTGAGCGAGCCTGAAACGTAGCGGAGCTCGATATCGTATCGTCGGATCGAGGGATCTACGATTACTGCGGCCTTCATCTCCTCTCCGGCGAGGAATCTGCCGGCTTCTTCCAAGTCTCCTATGGATGCGGATAAGCCGATTCTTGTAACTCGGTGGCCTACGAGAAGTGCTAGCCGTTCGAGGCTGACTGAGAGGTGAGCGCCTCTCTCGCTTCCGATGAGTTCATGCAGCTCATCGATAACAACATACTCAAGCGTCCTGAGGTTTTCACGCATACGTCTGCTCGTTAGAATAATCGCGAGAGTCTCGGGAGTGGTTATCAGGACATCCGGCGGCTCGTCAACCATCTTTTGCCTTGAGTACTGCGAGGTGTCGCCGTGCCGAATATCGGCCTTCAACCCTCGCTCTTCAGCATACTGGATTAATCTACGGAAAATGTCGCGGTTCAATGCTCTGAGAGGCGTTATGTAG is a window encoding:
- a CDS encoding OB-fold nucleic acid binding domain-containing protein; its protein translation is MPELDKLLEEMLRQRPDLDGEKILQLIEEKKKKVGAGYLTDSGAAFLVASDLNVSLEVVSAKELHLKDLYIGANEVTVIGRVLTVSPAKSYQKKDGSEGYYRRLTVYDKEVFITITLWDDKTSRVEELSVTPGSIVRIQKGYVKAGLDGRPIIHIGNRGDLELVVDDKAAEARLPSIEDLTQDVNAINTPEPNLVLTGLLKSPPRLSNFTRKDGSPGKVLQIYLNSLTGNRNVRVAIWDNDLISEADTPTNSVVRLVGVKSRLSQDGSIEMHGNEGTFLQVISVQKPYGETGSGRFRVLSIGKLKAKESGGSSASLLIINESGGFYTLVLKDEATELLPSIENNGLIDCEFKEISPTTLLCSESSSIRLLEEDDESFPNLDSITAKVKDIKESPSPLMVEVIALSRTTSQNILTKSGENITKSEAIVGDETKEIKVIAWRELADLLEDIAPGQRLRLIGVVPTRGFDGAPELQVKAYSQVERIS
- a CDS encoding preprotein translocase subunit Sec61beta; the protein is MSSRKKKRESPMPASSAGLLRFFEDETSGVKVRPEIVVLLSIAIVVASLVLRVVLPV
- a CDS encoding DEAD/DEAH box helicase, which codes for MEYQQIEEQITKYIEKVGWREPTPIQRKAIPVVLRGRNTLIVAPTGSGKTEAAVIPIFTILSEKKTEQKGIRVLYITPLRALNRDIFRRLIQYAEERGLKADIRHGDTSQYSRQKMVDEPPDVLITTPETLAIILTSRRMRENLRTLEYVVIDELHELIGSERGAHLSVSLERLALLVGHRVTRIGLSASIGDLEEAGRFLAGEEMKAAVIVDPSIRRYDIELRYVSGSLTDLAESILRYIRGKVGVEKSTILFTNTRDEAEYLGSMMRAKSPDIQVEVHHGSLSREIREDTERRLRDGEAGVVVSTSSLELGLDIGKVDLVVQYGSSRQAVKLVQRIGRSRHQVGESAVGLVVTNRIDDELEALALINRVHAGSFEKSEIHKGALDVLSHHLVGMVMENRSLRISDAVAVIKKAYPFRDIGIEEVNRCFELLDRQGILRYDGEVARPRGAEMYKYYYNNVSMIPDIQSLTVIDRVSNKKVGKLDQMFVEEFGEPGRPFVLKGSSWKIISIDYEKSEINVEPLFEDVNTVPYWVGELIPVDFDTVKEVGRIRRNIAAGITTASTKVSKEQRERIKESQQILGYVPDENSITVEKQIGSGTIVVHSCFGSKVNQTLATLLSTIISSKTGYLVEANSDPYRILLSSQGLLLPQHVVDLFNQDLDIEAILSVAVIGTHPLNWKTWYVAKKFGVVGKDAQYDKRASRLIQDRYKNTALYQEVLREIFQEKYDIEKTKAVIESVKTGRVKIAENEVKKFSPLAQPILQHVSSFAALPISIEKTVLDLVKERLENRKHRLVCMSCGRWESVTKTRDIKEDSISCPICRSRLIAESYPTDDELIRIVKKKKIKGKLTEDEEKKFRRAWKTSSLIQNFGRRAIVTISGFGIGADTAARILRRYSDEEEFYKDIYKAEKTFVANRIFWDD
- a CDS encoding DUF2070 family protein, with protein sequence MNSTSNIHRRYSLLFTLPSTPTVIALLLIISSPLVLAASFLSGFPLTSVLLIYLAFEAALFLSIVLEHVTLKRNRIANFRRLTFISVVTSGLWLIITLIGTLVSPGKLLSFIVVGAFFSAMLRLLVLGAVFFHSPYQALPLATLQPLLLTIILTADYNLSEYLSGHPMLPAGGVLLLAAVLLFLSRVNRSSSGLLPVPTLTIFQAFLQAWSVEEAAPLESILEKSSSKTTVTTSIITFHSDSVKPMVVVPEVHPGPFYPIGSSNLPYQLHHHFAQQGFLSLILHGVSGHELNLVSKKEVNNLLSSYKHLNKLGEGATCSAPITVTSNRAVVNGLAFGDYPFLFLTLSPHGMEDFPREIKKPLEETASANGFKHLFLVDTHNSQGEEIEQEEAAEAVDAAEKALNSLRKSVQHPFRTGFAHSSELKEPKLASDIGPAGVGVLILEVDGAKHALLAIDANNARRGLREEIISRLQESRISVLEICTSDTHINAGKVSTRQGYIALGDKTETETLVDVARKLYDLADERISASRFDIKSVNTDVRIVGGRLLNDVSQALDQVTGTARRGGLSLAALSLLLFLSSLIL